One region of Gemmatimonadaceae bacterium genomic DNA includes:
- a CDS encoding HAD family phosphatase translates to MTSRPFDLVIFDCDGVLVDSERIANREFALLLKEIGLHFTLPEMFDTFVGNSMPRCVEIITERLGHAPPDDLLDRYAVVTQAALARELRPVPGIDALLDRLDRVGLPYAVASNGEHAKMQTTLGVTGLLPRFEGRRFSSMDVARPKPAPDLFLHAAGQMGVAPTRCVVIEDSPLGIQGACAAGMTVIGYADLMPAERLRAAGAQAVVAHLSHAGSFLGLEPETGMLQMLAAREVER, encoded by the coding sequence GTGACCTCGCGTCCGTTCGATCTCGTCATCTTTGATTGCGATGGCGTGCTCGTGGATAGTGAACGCATCGCCAATCGCGAGTTTGCCTTACTGCTGAAAGAGATCGGCCTGCATTTCACACTACCCGAGATGTTCGACACGTTTGTCGGCAATTCGATGCCGCGCTGCGTGGAAATCATCACCGAGCGACTGGGGCATGCGCCCCCGGATGATCTGCTGGATCGCTATGCCGTCGTGACTCAGGCCGCTCTGGCGCGGGAACTCCGGCCGGTACCCGGCATCGATGCACTGCTCGACCGACTCGACAGGGTCGGCCTCCCCTACGCCGTCGCCTCGAATGGCGAACACGCCAAGATGCAGACCACTCTGGGCGTTACCGGGCTCCTGCCGCGTTTCGAAGGCCGTCGGTTTTCCTCGATGGACGTGGCCCGCCCGAAACCCGCTCCGGATCTGTTTCTGCACGCCGCGGGACAAATGGGCGTCGCGCCGACGCGATGCGTGGTGATCGAGGACAGTCCGCTGGGTATTCAGGGTGCCTGTGCGGCTGGCATGACGGTTATCGGCTATGCCGATCTCATGCCGGCAGAACGTCTGCGGGCGGCCGGTGCGCAGGCAGTTGTTGCGCACCTGTCACACGCCGGATCGTTTCTTGGTCTTGAACCGGAAACGGGTATGCTGCAAATGCTTGCGGCTCGTGAGGTGGAGCGCTAA
- the argH gene encoding argininosuccinate lyase, producing MTSIDGSTPAPTHKLWGGRFAGGPSPLLDAINRSIGTDFRLWPHDVRLSQAWAQALGRAGVLTLDESDALVVGLDRVGARLAEGAQPIATDEDIHTMIDRLLHEEAGAVASKLHTGRSRNDQVATGTRLWTMDACRRLDIAIRELQQSLLKQAESLTDAILPAYTHLQRAQPVSGAHWLLAHFWPLDRDRTRLANAARGASVLPLGSGAIAGSAFPVSRVQLQESLGFAAISPNSIDATGDRDFVAETIFACTMTAVHCSRIAEDLIIYGTSEFGFVKFGDGFSTGSSMMPQKRNPDVFELARGSGARVLGDLVSMVGAIKGLPSGYSKDLQDDKRALFNAVDLLLLVLPAMAGAIAELRFDRARMHAAVSSAMMATDLADYLVKKGATFREAHGAVGVLVREAEEAGVELAALSVERFSAAHALFGADARDALGAEASLAAREIHGGTGSQAVAAQLVAAHASLA from the coding sequence GTGACCAGCATAGACGGAAGTACCCCCGCGCCCACGCATAAACTCTGGGGCGGTCGATTCGCCGGCGGGCCGTCACCGCTGCTGGACGCGATCAATCGCTCCATCGGCACCGACTTTCGCCTCTGGCCGCATGACGTGCGGCTGTCGCAAGCCTGGGCGCAGGCGCTGGGTCGGGCCGGCGTTCTCACCCTCGACGAGAGCGACGCGCTGGTGGTCGGGCTCGATCGGGTGGGCGCACGGCTTGCCGAGGGCGCCCAGCCGATCGCTACCGACGAAGACATTCACACCATGATCGACCGATTGCTGCATGAAGAGGCCGGGGCCGTCGCCTCCAAACTGCATACGGGCCGGTCGCGCAATGATCAGGTGGCCACCGGCACTCGACTGTGGACCATGGACGCCTGTCGGCGACTCGATATCGCCATTCGTGAACTGCAGCAGTCGCTGCTCAAGCAGGCCGAGTCACTCACCGACGCCATTCTGCCTGCGTACACCCACTTGCAACGCGCCCAGCCAGTGAGTGGCGCACACTGGCTGCTGGCGCATTTCTGGCCGCTCGATCGCGATCGCACGCGCCTGGCCAATGCCGCGCGCGGCGCGTCCGTGTTGCCGCTGGGATCGGGTGCCATTGCCGGCAGCGCGTTCCCGGTGTCGCGCGTGCAGTTGCAGGAATCGCTGGGCTTTGCCGCCATCTCGCCCAACAGCATTGATGCCACCGGCGACCGCGATTTTGTCGCCGAAACGATCTTCGCGTGCACCATGACCGCCGTGCACTGCTCGCGCATTGCCGAAGACCTGATTATCTACGGCACCAGTGAATTCGGCTTCGTGAAGTTCGGAGACGGCTTTTCCACCGGCTCCAGCATGATGCCGCAGAAGCGTAATCCGGATGTTTTCGAACTGGCCCGGGGATCGGGCGCCCGCGTGCTGGGTGATCTGGTATCGATGGTGGGCGCCATCAAGGGACTGCCCAGTGGCTACAGCAAGGATCTGCAGGACGACAAGCGCGCGCTGTTCAACGCGGTTGACCTGCTATTGCTGGTGCTGCCCGCCATGGCGGGGGCGATTGCGGAATTGCGGTTTGACCGGGCGCGCATGCACGCCGCTGTGTCGAGTGCCATGATGGCCACCGACTTGGCGGACTACCTCGTGAAGAAGGGCGCGACATTCCGCGAGGCCCACGGGGCTGTCGGCGTGCTCGTCCGTGAAGCGGAAGAGGCCGGCGTGGAGCTCGCGGCTCTGTCGGTCGAGCGATTCAGCGCCGCCCATGCGCTGTTCGGTGCTGATGCGCGCGACGCGCTTGGCGCAGAGGCGTCGCTCGCAGCACGCGAGATTCACGGTGGCACAGGATCGCAGGCGGTCGCCGCACAGCTGGTGGCGGCGCACGCCAGCCTCGCGTGA
- a CDS encoding N-acetyl-gamma-glutamyl-phosphate reductase produces MGVLGASGYSGRELCALIAGHPQFTLAFATANAQRGTTLRVRAAGGVHDIPLVGAEDADLASADLVFAALPHGASAEWVARVIAAGARVVDLSSDLRPGHGGMAHALPVGVPADAPYGLPELFRDAIRHARVVANPGCYATSVLVALAPLARAGLIAPGATINIAAASGVSGAGASPKLELLFAEVTDDYRAYGVGNSHRHLFEMRATMRHLGADCDLLFTPHLLPVDRGILSTISVPLTAPLDDALAPYRAAYANEPFVELTTGLPSLADVQHRNVVRIGARIPTGVRTPTLLVFSAIDNLVKGAAGQAIQNANLMCGLDEAAGLHL; encoded by the coding sequence GTGGGGGTCCTCGGCGCCAGCGGCTACTCCGGACGCGAACTGTGCGCCCTGATTGCCGGCCACCCGCAGTTCACGCTCGCCTTCGCCACCGCCAACGCCCAGCGCGGCACCACGCTGCGTGTGCGGGCCGCCGGCGGCGTGCATGACATTCCGTTGGTGGGCGCGGAAGATGCCGACCTGGCGTCCGCCGATCTGGTGTTCGCGGCGCTGCCACACGGCGCATCGGCCGAATGGGTGGCCAGGGTCATCGCCGCCGGCGCCCGCGTGGTGGACCTGTCCAGCGACTTGCGCCCCGGACATGGCGGGATGGCTCATGCGCTGCCGGTTGGCGTGCCCGCCGACGCGCCATACGGCCTGCCGGAACTCTTTCGCGATGCCATTCGACACGCCCGCGTGGTGGCCAATCCCGGCTGCTACGCCACCAGCGTCCTCGTGGCGCTTGCGCCGTTGGCTCGCGCCGGACTCATCGCGCCGGGCGCCACCATCAATATCGCCGCCGCCAGTGGCGTGAGCGGCGCCGGTGCGTCGCCCAAGCTGGAACTGCTCTTCGCCGAAGTCACCGACGACTATCGCGCCTATGGCGTGGGCAACTCGCATCGCCACCTGTTTGAGATGCGTGCCACCATGCGGCACCTGGGGGCCGACTGCGACCTGCTGTTCACGCCGCATCTGCTCCCGGTCGACCGCGGGATCCTGTCCACCATCTCCGTGCCCCTCACCGCGCCGCTGGATGATGCACTGGCGCCCTATCGCGCCGCCTACGCCAACGAACCGTTCGTGGAGCTCACCACGGGGTTGCCGTCACTGGCCGACGTCCAGCATCGCAACGTGGTGCGCATTGGCGCGCGCATCCCCACCGGGGTGCGCACGCCCACACTGCTGGTGTTCAGCGCCATCGACAATCTCGTGAAGGGCGCCGCGGGTCAGGCCATCCAGAACGCCAACCTCATGTGCGGGCTCGACGAAGCGGCGGGGCTGCATCTGTGA